The genomic DNA CCAGCTCCCACTACCACTACTTTTTTTGAGTTTTTAGCTGTTTCGATAATCTCATTTGAATGATTAAAATTTTTAGAAAGTAAGATATTATCCATGTCTATTCCTTCAATTCTTGGAATAATAGGCCAAGAACCAGAAGTAATTATCAGTTTATCAAAAGTCTCTTCAAACTCCAGTCCTGTATCCAGATTTTTCACTACAGCTTTCTTTCCTTTTATATCTATACTGACAACATCATGTTTCATTTTTGTATTTACATTTAATTCTTTCAATTTTTCAGGTGAACAGTAAAACAATCCCTGAGGGTCTTTTACCACTCCACCCACATATAATGCAATTCCGCAAGATAAAAATGATATATTGTCGTTTCTTTCAAATACGGTTATGTCTGCATCAGGGTTTATTCTTTTAGCATTTAATATTGCAGCTGTTCCTGCATGTGTACATCCTACTACTATTATTTTCATATTTACATCTCCCTTTTGTGAAAAATTTACTTTTTTATTTTATACGCTTGTCATTAATTATTTATAGCTCTATTTTACAACATTTTGTAAAATTGTCAAGCAAAGAAAATAATTTGATAATCAAATGAAACTATTTTTTCACAAGTTAAATTTCACATTCTTTGGAATTTTTTAAGATTTCACGAATAATGAGACTTCCTTTATTATTTTTCAAATTTTGTGAGCTTATGCTGTTCTTCCAGTATTTACTTCCTTTTACATTATGAAAAAGCCCCAATGTATGCCGTAAAAATAAATGAGTTCTTTCATTATTCATTTCCATCTTTTCCAAATAAGGAATCATTTTTTCCAGTACTTGATATCTGGAAATATTCTCTTCTCCGTTATTATAGAAAGAATTAACTTCTGCCAAAAGCATGGGATTATCATAAAATTCCCTGCCTATCATAACACCGTCCACATATTTAAGATGCTCTGTTATATCTTCCTTTGTTTTTATTCCACCGTTTATTTCAATCTGCATATACGGCTTTTCAGCTTTCAGCCTGTATACCTCATCATATCTGAGAGGTGGAACTTCTCTGTTCTGTTTTGGATCAAGCCCCGCCAGAACTGCTATTCTGGCATGTACAGTATATCTGTCTGCCCCCGCCTTTTCTATAATATTTATAAAATTCAGCATATCTTCATATTTATCAAAAAGTGTTTTTTCGGCATTATCAGGAAGTATTCCTTTACCGTCTATCCCTATTCTGTGTTTTATAGTAACAGCTTTTCCTGTAGCCTCTTTTATTGCTTTCAGGATATCCAGAACAAGTTCCGGGTAAGCCATGAGACATGCTCCCATCATATTTCCGGAAACTCTGTCTGACGGACATCCCACATTTAGATTTATTTCATCATAAGCATAATTTTCAGCTGTTTTTACAGCTTTATATGCATCCTCAGGAGTCGTAGCAGCTATCTGAAGCGCTATCGGATGTTCTGCTTCGTCAAAGCCCAAAATACGCTCCAGATCGCCGTGTATAATTGCCTGTGCAGTGACCATTTCCGTATATAACAGAACATCTTTATTTATCATACGGACAAAATTTCTAAAATATCTGTCTGTTTTATCTACCATGGGTGCTACACTTATTACAGGCTTTTTTAATTTCATTTTATTTCCTTCCAATCATTCTGTCCCTGTTTTTTGATTAATATTTAAATTTAAGATATCTATAAAACAAGGTACTAATCTATAATTATTTTTCCAAATATTCTTTTATTACTGCAGCCATTGTTTTAGCCGAAATTCTCAGGCTTTCCTCATCAATATTGAATTTTGGATGGTGATGCGGATACCAGACATCTCCTTCCGGTTTTGCTCCCACATAATAATATGCTCCCGGAATCTTTTCCAGATAATAGGCCATGTCCTCAGACCCTGTTACCTGTCCGCAGTCTAAAAAGTCTTTTACTTCATTAAGCTCCGAATTTTTTATAGCATTAACCACAAGCTCCGTCATTTCCGGATTATTTACCAGAACCGGATAATCATGCGAATAAATCAATTCATAAGTACATTTATAGGCTTTCATTATTCCGTCCAGTATTGTTTCAAATTCTTCTTTTACCTGCTCTCTTACCTCGCCGGACAGTGTTCTTACATCTCCTTCAAGCTCTACATGATCATTTATTACATTAAATGATCCCTTTCCGTCAAAAGAACCGATAGTTACCACTGCTGTTTCCAGAGGATTAACTCTTCTGCTTACTATGGACTGGACACCCACCACAAAGTGTGAAGCTGCCACTATAGGATCATTTGACAGATGCGGCATTGACCCGTGTCCTCCTTTTCCGTTAATCCTTACTTTAAAATATGATCTTCCCGCCTGCGTTACTCCCGAATGATATCCCACAGTACCGAGAGGTGCTGTTGTCATTACATGAATACCGAATATCGAATCTACATCATCTAAAATACCTGATTCCATAATTGTCTTTGCTCCGCCGGGAGGTGTCTCTTCTGCAGGCTGGTGTACAAACTTTATTGTACCGTCTATGTCCTCTTTCATCCCTATGAGAATATCTGCAAGAATCATAAGGTATGCAGTATGGCCGTCATGTCCGCAGGCATGCATAACTCCGGGGTTCTGCGATTTATATTCTATATCATTTTCTTCCTGAATGGGAAGTGCATCAAAATCAGCTCTTACTGCTGCTGTTTTTCCGGGATTTTTCCCTTTCAGAGTTACTACTATCCCGTTTCCTCCGCCTATATTAGTTACTATCTCCACATCTTTCCCTTTATAAAAATCAGCAATATATGCAGCTGTCCCCGTTTCATGAAAAGAAAGCTCCGGATGCATGTGCAGATACCTTCTTATCTGTACTATCTCATCATATCTCCTGTCAATTTCCTGATAAACCTTTTTTATATCTAACATTTTTTCAGCTCCTTTATTTATAATTTATTACTTCTGTTATTTTATAAGCATTATTTTCTTTTGTAATCTGAATAATAATAGCAGAGTCATCATCCTGAATATATCTGAGAGCATAAATTCCATAACCTGAATCAGGGTCATCCATAAAAAAGTCTATTAAAAAATTATCATAATTCAGATTATTCAATATTTTTACAAATCCTGCGGGATTCATTCCTTCATCTGCAAGCAATCCCTGAATTTCCCCGGTATTTATATCTTTTGAAAATGCAGATTTATAATTCGATATATTTATATTTTTATAATTCTTTATCAATATTTCTCTTGTATCAAAAATATCTTTTACTGTTTCTTCAGCCTCTTTCTCACTGCTTACTTTGAATTTCGATTCTTTTTGATATATAATAAGGTTTTGGGCTGCTGTTTTATAATCCTTCCCGTCTATATATTTTATTATATTTTCTGTTGTCATTTCCGGGAAAATAACAAAACTCAGCAACAATACTCCTACAAATACCAGCTTCTTCATTTTTCCTCCTAAAATTTTATTTTTACGCTTAATATAAATAATACCTGAATTAACAATAAAAATCTAGTCTTTTTCGCTAAAAAAATTAAAATCTGTTTCCCGCATTCTTCAATAGAGATTTATGATTAAAAACAGAAATCCGCAGATAAGAAAAAACCGGTTTATTTGAACCGGTTCTTTTAGAAAATTTATTATATATCAAGATCTGTGTCAGCTCCAAAATCGAAATCATCATCATGCAGATGAACTATTTCCAAAGCTTTTTCATAATTTGTCGATTTTTTAGAGAAAAAGTCATGCTGTGTAGTTTCCACGTTAAGTCCGTTTAATACTATAGGATTCACTTCTTTCACCTCAAACTCTTCATCGAATCCCAGATTCATCAGCGCTTTATTCGCATTATATCTTATATATTCTTTTACATCACCAGATAAGCCTATTTCTGTATATACCTCATCAGTGTATTTTAATTCATTTTCATACAGCACATACATGAGCTCCTTTAGATTTTTCTCTATTCTCTGTTGATCTTCAGGAGTAAATTTTTTGAAGAATTCCTGTGCCAGAAGCCCTACAAATACTCCGTGTATTGATTCATCCGCTATTATTTTTTTTATTATATCACAGCTGGCCCCCATCTGTCCCTGGCCTGCAAGCCACAGAGGAAGAAAAAATCCGCTGTAGAATAAGAATGTTTCCAGTAGTACAGACGAACTCAGAGCCATGAATATCTCCTCGTCAGTAGCGTCCTTTTTATCTAATTTTCTATAATAAGAATCTATTGTTCTTGCCTTAAACTGAAGATATTCATTTTCCTGCACCCAGTTAAATATTTCATTTATCTCCGGAGTTGTTGCCACAGTAGTAAATATTGTTGAATATGACTTCGCATGAATAGTTTCCATCATACACATATAAGACAGCACAGATTTATTCTGAAGCGAATCTATATGATCTATTACTTTCGGCATTCCAGTGTGACTCTGTAATGTATCAAGAAGTGTAAGTCCTCCCAGTGCTTTCTTATATGCCTCTCTCATTTCCTGCTCCAGTGAATTCCATGAATCTATATCCTTTGAAGGTATATATTCCGTATCTATCCAAAATTGTTTCAGGTTCTGCTCCCAAAACATTTCCACATAATCATTTTCCGGTGTATTCCAGTTAACCGCAATGTATTTTTCCATATTTATTTCCACCTTTCCTTTTCTAAACCGCGCACGATACGCATTCATCTATTGTAGCTTTTCTCGTTCTTGTATAATATAGTGATTTAAGACCCATTTTATGGGCATATACATAATATTTAGCCAGATCTCTTGTATTATCACTGCTGTTAGTATATAAAATTGTTGATATCCCTTGATCAACGTGTCTCTGAATAACAGAAATCAGTTTTATCAGACTTTTTTGATCCATGTCATATGCTGACTTGTAAAAGAAATAATTATCATTTGTCAGGTAAGGCATAGGGTAAAATGTTGTGCTGTCTCCGTACTCTCTTACTTCTATAGTATCTACTATAGGCATTACAGATGCTGTAGAGCTTAATATATAAGAAGTAGACTGATTCGGAGCTATTGCCATTCTGTATGCATGATACATACCGTTTTTCATAACCTGTCCTTTAAGGATTTCCCAGTCTTCCTTAGTAGGAATATGAATCCCGTCAAAAAGTTCTTTTACTTTTTCTGTTTTAGGCATATATTCGTGTTCTGTATATTTATCAAAATAAGTTCCTTTAGCATATTCTGATTTTTCAAAGTCTTTAAATCTCTTATTTCTGTCTCTGGCTATTTCCATTGATTTTTCTATTGAATAATAATTTACGATCATGAAAAATACATTACAAAAATCCAGTGCTTCTCTGCTTTCATACATTATAAAGTTTTTTGCGAAGAAACCGTGAAGATTCATTGCCCCAAGCCCCACACTGTGCAGCTCCTCGTTTGCTTTTTTTATAGAAGGAACCATGTCTATATTTGTGAGGTCAGAAACCATTGTAAGAGATTCCATTGCTGTTTTTACAGCCTCTTTTATTCTCTTATTTTCCATTACAGTCACTATATTCAATGACCCAAGATTACATGAGATACCTCTTCTTATTGTGTCTTCTTCATAATATGTTCCTATATCCGAAACTTCTGAAAGCTGCATTATCTCTGTACAAAGATTTGAAAATTTTACTTCTCCTATATCTTTTAAAGCATGTTCATTATTTGCATTATCTTTAAAGAATAAATATGGATAACCGCTTTCTTTTTGTGTCTGTGCTATTTTCACAAGCAGATGTCTTGCATTCAGCTTTTTCTTTTTCACATTGGGATTATCTACCAATTCCTCGTACATTTCATTCATATCCATATCATCAAGATATTTTCCATATTCCTGAAACACCGTATGAGCATGAAATACATAATAAGGCTCGTCTTTTTCTGCCAGCTCCATAAATTTATCAGGTATTATAACTCCTATTGACAATGACTTTATTCTTACCTTTTCATCTACGTTTATCTTCTTACAGTCAAGAAATTCTTCTATATCCGAATGAAATACATTCAGATATACAGCTCCTGCACCGGCTCTCTGACCAAGCTGATTTGCATAAGAGAAAATATCTTCAAGTATTTTCATTATAGGAAGCACTCCGCTTGCTCTTCCTTCCACTCCCTTGATAGATTCTCCCCTTCCTCTCAGCTTTGAGAGATTAAGTGCCACTCCTCCGCCTATTGATGAAAGCTTCATGGCAGAATCAACAGCATAACCTATTCCGTTCAGGTTATCACCGATTTCATCCAGAAAACATGATACTAATTCTCCTGATCTTTTCTTTCCGGAATTCAAAAATGTTGGTGTAGCAGGCTGATATTCTTGATTTATCAGCATTTCGGCATATTCCAGCGACTGTGTAAGGTTTCCCTGTCCAAGATACAATGAAATAACCGCTATTCTGTCCTCATATCTCTCCAAAAACTTTTCTCCGGAATCATCTCTCAGTGCATAGCTCTGATAAAACTTAAATGCACTCATAAACGACGGAAATCTGAATTTTTTATCATATACCAGCGTAAATACTTTTTGTATTTCTTCAAAGGTATACATCTTGTAAAAATCAATATAATAATCATTTTCTATGAGATAATCAATTTTTTCTTTCAAAGTATAGAAAAAAACAGTATTTTTATTTACATAATCCAGAAAATATGATTTTACTGCTTCTTTATCTTTCTCCAGCTGAAACTCGTCATCTTTTTTTATCATTATCTCATTATTGAGAAATATCCATTTTTTTGCTATCATCTTATTTCCTCCACTTTTCTTATAAATGTTTCTACTTCCGAATTCAATCCTGCCAGTTCAAATTTTAAAATAACAGGTATATTGTAATGTTCTGATATTTTATCTGCTGCCAGGGCATATAATTTCCCCCAGTTCATATTGCCGCTTGACGATACACTCAGTATCTTTTCATTATTTTTCAAAAGAAATTTTTCTGTTGTTTTTGAGACTTCACCGAAATTAGTGGTGAATGTCACAAGATGTCCTTTGTTTTCAGCAACAGTTTCTTCATTTATTTTAATAAAAATCCAATTTTTTAAAGGCCGTATTTTATTTATAAATCTTTCTACATTGCCTGTTTTAGAGTCATAATATATATATTTCATATCATAACCTCGCTTTCCTTAGATAATAAAAGGCGACAAGGTAATATCCAATATCTTTTGCCACCTGTTATATTTATAAAGAGTCCATAATTTCTTTTAATTCTTCCGGTTTGAACCCTACAGTTCTTCTTAATTCCTGATCATGTTCAAATAATATTACTGTGGGAACTGATCTGATTTTATATTTTACAGCCAGCTCAGGACTGTCAAACGGATTTACTTTTTCATACTCCACACCGCTTTTATCTAATAAATCTGACACCATTGCACATGGATTGCAGTCATTTTTTTCAAATTTTATTATCTTTTTCATATATATCTTCCCTTCGCAAACACTATATATAGTGTTTTTTAATATTTATAAATCTATATGTAGTATACAAACTATTTATAAAAAATTCAAACTATATTTTCATTTTATTTGTATATACTAACTAAAAATGATGTTTCAATATTGATTTCATTACTTTTCAGGAATATATATATTTTTTATATTTGTACATTTAGATTTATTCATAAAAAAATATGGTTCTCATAAATAAAGCCCTTGAATATACTGATAAAATACATATCTTTTTTTAACACAGCAAGTAAAATCAATGATAAAAATAATCATTTTTTTTATTTGCTCCAAATATTTCACTTATACTGAGATATAATCTTATATATTGATGCCGGATATTTTTCTGTAACACAGAATTAACTGATATGATACTGCCGGCAGGCAGCAGGAAGAGAGAAAATTTCTCTGAATGATACAGAGTATAATATTTACTTAATACAAACAGATTAAAATAGAAAATTAGTTTTTATTCTGAAAATTATTTTTGAATGCCTTAAAATATATCTTTCATTTATTAAATATAATTATCATAAAAATTACAAATAAAAAAAACACCATTACGGTGTCGTTTTATATCAATCTTTAGAATAAACCTGGAATATTTACTCCGCCTGTTACAAGCTCCATTTCTTTTTCTGCAAGCTCTTCGGCTTTTTCCAATACTTCGTTTACTGCATTTATGATCATATCTGCTACTATAGAAGCATCTTCATCCTCTACAGCATCTTTTAATATATCTAATGATAAATTCATTTCTAAAATCTGCTTTTGACCATTTGCTTTTATAGTTACTGCTCCGCCGCCTACTGATGTCTCCACTGTTTTATCTTTTAGCTCTTCTTGTATTTTTAGCATTTCCTGCTGCATTTGCTGAGCCTGTCTAATGATATCTTGCTGTCCGCCTTGTGATGCCCCTGGTTTTTTTATTTTTCTAACCATTGTTTATTAAGCCTCCTCAGAATTATAACTATATATTTTCAAAATTTTTTTAAAAAAAATGGTGGTGAGAGAAGGATTCGAACCTTCGAAGGCGTAGCCGTCAGATTTACAGTCTGATCCCTTTGGCCGCTCGGGAACCTCACCAGAAAATTAAATGGTGCCGCTTGTCGGATTCGAACCAACCACCTGCTGATTACAAGTCAGCTGCTCTACCAAATGAGCTAAAGCGGCACAAATATTAAATTGTTGGCGGGAGTGACGGGGCTCGAACCCGCGACCTCTGGCGTGACAGGCCAGCGCTCTAACCAGCTGAGCTACACCCCCACAGGGTGTCTTGAAATTATATAAACCAAATATTTCTTAAATGGTGGTCGCTACTGGGCTCGAACCAGTGACCCCCTGCTTGTAAGGCAGGTGCTCTCCCAACTGAGCTAAGCGACCGTAAAGGATTTAAGTTTGGTACGCCCTAGGGGGATCGAACCCCTGTTACCGGGATGAAAACCCGAGGTCCTGACCACTAGACGAAGGGCGCATAGTTTGAGGTGCTTGTTATCAAGCTTTTTCATATCCTCTCAAGACGAATAAGATAATATCATAAAAAAAAACTTTCGTCAACAATATTTTTGATATTTTTTTGTTTTTTTTCTTACTGTCTTCTAGAACCCTTGAAAACAAAGGATTTATTTTTTATAAAAAAAATGTTTTTTTTGCATTTTACAGCTGTTTTCCTATACAAATAATAT from Sebaldella termitidis ATCC 33386 includes the following:
- the nrdI gene encoding class Ib ribonucleoside-diphosphate reductase assembly flavoprotein NrdI; translation: MKYIYYDSKTGNVERFINKIRPLKNWIFIKINEETVAENKGHLVTFTTNFGEVSKTTEKFLLKNNEKILSVSSSGNMNWGKLYALAADKISEHYNIPVILKFELAGLNSEVETFIRKVEEIR
- the nrdF gene encoding class 1b ribonucleoside-diphosphate reductase subunit beta codes for the protein MEKYIAVNWNTPENDYVEMFWEQNLKQFWIDTEYIPSKDIDSWNSLEQEMREAYKKALGGLTLLDTLQSHTGMPKVIDHIDSLQNKSVLSYMCMMETIHAKSYSTIFTTVATTPEINEIFNWVQENEYLQFKARTIDSYYRKLDKKDATDEEIFMALSSSVLLETFLFYSGFFLPLWLAGQGQMGASCDIIKKIIADESIHGVFVGLLAQEFFKKFTPEDQQRIEKNLKELMYVLYENELKYTDEVYTEIGLSGDVKEYIRYNANKALMNLGFDEEFEVKEVNPIVLNGLNVETTQHDFFSKKSTNYEKALEIVHLHDDDFDFGADTDLDI
- the nrdE gene encoding class 1b ribonucleoside-diphosphate reductase subunit alpha → MIAKKWIFLNNEIMIKKDDEFQLEKDKEAVKSYFLDYVNKNTVFFYTLKEKIDYLIENDYYIDFYKMYTFEEIQKVFTLVYDKKFRFPSFMSAFKFYQSYALRDDSGEKFLERYEDRIAVISLYLGQGNLTQSLEYAEMLINQEYQPATPTFLNSGKKRSGELVSCFLDEIGDNLNGIGYAVDSAMKLSSIGGGVALNLSKLRGRGESIKGVEGRASGVLPIMKILEDIFSYANQLGQRAGAGAVYLNVFHSDIEEFLDCKKINVDEKVRIKSLSIGVIIPDKFMELAEKDEPYYVFHAHTVFQEYGKYLDDMDMNEMYEELVDNPNVKKKKLNARHLLVKIAQTQKESGYPYLFFKDNANNEHALKDIGEVKFSNLCTEIMQLSEVSDIGTYYEEDTIRRGISCNLGSLNIVTVMENKRIKEAVKTAMESLTMVSDLTNIDMVPSIKKANEELHSVGLGAMNLHGFFAKNFIMYESREALDFCNVFFMIVNYYSIEKSMEIARDRNKRFKDFEKSEYAKGTYFDKYTEHEYMPKTEKVKELFDGIHIPTKEDWEILKGQVMKNGMYHAYRMAIAPNQSTSYILSSTASVMPIVDTIEVREYGDSTTFYPMPYLTNDNYFFYKSAYDMDQKSLIKLISVIQRHVDQGISTILYTNSSDNTRDLAKYYVYAHKMGLKSLYYTRTRKATIDECVSCAV
- a CDS encoding YbaB/EbfC family nucleoid-associated protein is translated as MVRKIKKPGASQGGQQDIIRQAQQMQQEMLKIQEELKDKTVETSVGGGAVTIKANGQKQILEMNLSLDILKDAVEDEDASIVADMIINAVNEVLEKAEELAEKEMELVTGGVNIPGLF
- a CDS encoding amidohydrolase, which codes for MLDIKKVYQEIDRRYDEIVQIRRYLHMHPELSFHETGTAAYIADFYKGKDVEIVTNIGGGNGIVVTLKGKNPGKTAAVRADFDALPIQEENDIEYKSQNPGVMHACGHDGHTAYLMILADILIGMKEDIDGTIKFVHQPAEETPPGGAKTIMESGILDDVDSIFGIHVMTTAPLGTVGYHSGVTQAGRSYFKVRINGKGGHGSMPHLSNDPIVAASHFVVGVQSIVSRRVNPLETAVVTIGSFDGKGSFNVINDHVELEGDVRTLSGEVREQVKEEFETILDGIMKAYKCTYELIYSHDYPVLVNNPEMTELVVNAIKNSELNEVKDFLDCGQVTGSEDMAYYLEKIPGAYYYVGAKPEGDVWYPHHHPKFNIDEESLRISAKTMAAVIKEYLEK
- the dusA gene encoding tRNA dihydrouridine(20/20a) synthase DusA codes for the protein MKLKKPVISVAPMVDKTDRYFRNFVRMINKDVLLYTEMVTAQAIIHGDLERILGFDEAEHPIALQIAATTPEDAYKAVKTAENYAYDEINLNVGCPSDRVSGNMMGACLMAYPELVLDILKAIKEATGKAVTIKHRIGIDGKGILPDNAEKTLFDKYEDMLNFINIIEKAGADRYTVHARIAVLAGLDPKQNREVPPLRYDEVYRLKAEKPYMQIEINGGIKTKEDITEHLKYVDGVMIGREFYDNPMLLAEVNSFYNNGEENISRYQVLEKMIPYLEKMEMNNERTHLFLRHTLGLFHNVKGSKYWKNSISSQNLKNNKGSLIIREILKNSKECEI
- a CDS encoding thioredoxin domain-containing protein; the encoded protein is MKKIIKFEKNDCNPCAMVSDLLDKSGVEYEKVNPFDSPELAVKYKIRSVPTVILFEHDQELRRTVGFKPEELKEIMDSL